From Herpetosiphonaceae bacterium:
AGAAGACCGCCAACGTCACGGGCGCGATGCCGACCAACAAGTGGTGGTCGTCGCTGGCCTGGCAGCGCTACGCGGGCAATCCCTACTCCGAGAACATGTACGCGCATCCGCTGGCGTTCCGCGCCAAATCCGGCGGCCTGGGCGTCAGCTACCCGACCAGCCCGGTGATCTCGACCGGCAATCCGTCCTACCTTCAGGAATATCACTACTCCTACGCCGAAGATCTGATGCTGGGCGTGGCCGGGCTGAACGCGCCCGACGCGCGTGTCGACGGCTTCTCAGACTGGACCGTGACCGCCGCGCTGTCCGATGGCGTGCGCAGCCTCAAGGCCACCTTCGGCCACGGCCTGCCCTTCGTCTATGCCAGCAAGAGCGGCGGCAACGCGCTGATCGTCTTCAACGGCCCGCCAACGATCTGGTCGAACAGCAACGGCGTGCTCGGCGTGACCGTCAACGGCCATCACTACGGCATCTTCGCGCCGAGCGGCTCCACCTGGACGATCACCGGCACGACGATCCAGTCGACGCTGGCGGGCAAGAGCTACTTCTCGGTAGCCGTGCTGCCCGACAACACCGCCGCGACGCTCAGCTTCTACAGAAACCATGCGTACGCCTTCGTCACCGGCTCGACCGTGAGCTGGAGCTACAACGAGGCCACCGCGCAGCTTACCACCACCTACAACGTCGCAACCAGCGCCCAGGAGGGCACCGAGACACGACCGCTGCTGGCGCTCTATCGTCACCAGTGGCTCAACACCTCAAACGCGCTGACGAGCTACAGCTATGTCTCGCCGCGCGGCGCGATGAAGGTGCTGCAAGGCGCGTCGTTCAGCACAAACATGGCCTTCAACGGCGTGCTGCCCGCGCTGCCCGATAAAGGCAGCTACAATCGCACCACGCTTTACAACTACGTCAACGAGGTCTATGCCGCCGGGAGCTTCCTGCCCAACGGCACCGGCACCTACTGGACCGGCAAGGCGCTCGGACGGATCGCGGCGCTGGTGCGCATCGCCGATCAGGTCGGCCATACCGCCGCGCGCGACGCCTTTCTCTCGGCGCTCAAGGGCAAGCTTCAGGACTGGTTCCAGGCTCCCGACGGCAAGAGCAGCAACCTGTTCTACTACAATAGCACCTGGGGCACGCTGATCGGCTACCCGGCGGAGTACGGCTCCGACACCGAGCTGAACGATCACCACTTCCACTACGCCTACTACATCATGGCGGCGGCGACGATCGCGCAGTACGACACGACCTGGGCCGCCGATGCCAACTGGGGCGGCATGGTCAAGCTGCTGATCAAAGATGCCGCCAACTGGGAGGCGACCGAGACGCGCTTCCCACGGCTGCGCAGCTACGACGCCTACGCCGGTCACGGCTGGGCCTCCGGACACGCGGGCTTCGGCGCGGGCAACAACCAGGAGTCGTCGTCGGAGTCGATCAACTTCTCCACATCGCTGATCCTGTGGGGCGCGGCGACCGGCAACCGGACGATCCGCGACCTGGGCATCTACCTCTACACCAACGAGGTCAACGCGATCGAGCAGTACTGGTTCGATGTCAACGACGCGGTCTTCCCGGCGGGCTTCAACCGCTCGACCGTCGGCATCGTCTGGGGCGATGGCGGCGCGTACGCCACGTGGTGGACGGCCAATCCTGAGGAGATTCACGGCATCAACTTCCTGCCGATCACCGGCGGCTCGCTCTACCTTGGCCGCAATCCGGGCTACATCCCCACCAACTACAACGATATGCGGACCAACAACGGCGGCGACGAGACGGAGTGGCGCGACATCATCTGGTCGTTCTATGCGCTGAACGACGCGCCGGGCGCGGTGACGAAGTTCAATGCCAACGCGGCCTACGTGCCGGAGGGCGGCGAGTCCAAGGCGCACACCTACCACTGGATTCACAACCTCAACGCCATGGGCCAGCTCGACCGCAGCGTCACCGCCAACATCCCGACCTACGCGGTCTTCAACAAGAGCGGCACGCGCACCTACGTGGCCTACAATCCGGGCAGCACCGCGATCACCGTGACCTTCTCCAACGGCACGACGTTGAGCGTGCCCGCCCGCAGCATGGCGACCAGCAGCGGCGGCTCCAATCCGCCCGGCAACGGTAACGGCACCGGCTTGCAGGGCGAGTACTTCGACAACATCGACTTCACCAGCCCGAAGGTCACGCGCACCGACGCGACGGTCAACTTCGACTGGGGCACTGGCTCGCCCGACCCGACGATCGCCGCCGATACCTTCTCGGCGCGCTGGACCGGCCAGGTGCAGCCGCGCTACAGCGAAACCTACACCTTCTACACCACCTCCGACGACGGCATTCGTCTGTGGGTCAACGGCCAGCAGATCATCAACAACTGGACCGATCACGGCCCCACCGAGAATAGCGGCACGATCGCGCTCAGCGCCGGTCAGAAGTACGACATCCGGCTGGAATACTACGAGAACGGCGGCGGTGCCCTCGCCCGGCTGTCATGGTCCAGCCCCAGCCAGATCAAGGAGATCATCCCGCAGAGCCAGCTCTATCCCGCCGCCACAGGCACGCCCAAGAGCAACACGCTCTATGTCATCGACGGCGCGGGCGCGGGCGTGGCGAGCAGCCTGAGCTTCATCCAGGGCAGCAGCGCGGCGACCGATACAATCCCCTCGGCGGGCGGCGGCAACTACGATGGCACGCCGAATAATCCGCTGGTCTACACCGTCAGCGGCGTCAGCGGCACCTACGACTCGACCAAGACCACCGGCTTCAACATGTTCGTCGACGCAGGCGCGAACGTCGGCGACGGCTCGCAGGTGCGCATCTCATACGATTTCACCGGCGACGGCACCTACGATCGGCTCGAAACCTACACCTACTTCGCGACCAACGATGTGGTCGGCTGGGAGCAGTATACTCAGGCGCGCGGCCTGAAGTCCGCTAGCGGCACGTTCGGCAACCTGAGCAACGGCAGAATCCGGCTTGAGATCTGGAACGCGATCGG
This genomic window contains:
- a CDS encoding glycosyl hydrolase, producing MRITHDSFRSHRWQRLGRALTTFVLISSIMFSITPHSSPTAAAAPVGVGAGSYNTTLPAGARVPSNSDGVAVTPKKTANVTGAMPTNKWWSSLAWQRYAGNPYSENMYAHPLAFRAKSGGLGVSYPTSPVISTGNPSYLQEYHYSYAEDLMLGVAGLNAPDARVDGFSDWTVTAALSDGVRSLKATFGHGLPFVYASKSGGNALIVFNGPPTIWSNSNGVLGVTVNGHHYGIFAPSGSTWTITGTTIQSTLAGKSYFSVAVLPDNTAATLSFYRNHAYAFVTGSTVSWSYNEATAQLTTTYNVATSAQEGTETRPLLALYRHQWLNTSNALTSYSYVSPRGAMKVLQGASFSTNMAFNGVLPALPDKGSYNRTTLYNYVNEVYAAGSFLPNGTGTYWTGKALGRIAALVRIADQVGHTAARDAFLSALKGKLQDWFQAPDGKSSNLFYYNSTWGTLIGYPAEYGSDTELNDHHFHYAYYIMAAATIAQYDTTWAADANWGGMVKLLIKDAANWEATETRFPRLRSYDAYAGHGWASGHAGFGAGNNQESSSESINFSTSLILWGAATGNRTIRDLGIYLYTNEVNAIEQYWFDVNDAVFPAGFNRSTVGIVWGDGGAYATWWTANPEEIHGINFLPITGGSLYLGRNPGYIPTNYNDMRTNNGGDETEWRDIIWSFYALNDAPGAVTKFNANAAYVPEGGESKAHTYHWIHNLNAMGQLDRSVTANIPTYAVFNKSGTRTYVAYNPGSTAITVTFSNGTTLSVPARSMATSSGGSNPPGNGNGTGLQGEYFDNIDFTSPKVTRTDATVNFDWGTGSPDPTIAADTFSARWTGQVQPRYSETYTFYTTSDDGIRLWVNGQQIINNWTDHGPTENSGTIALSAGQKYDIRLEYYENGGGALARLSWSSPSQIKEIIPQSQLYPAATGTPKSNTLYVIDGAGAGVASSLSFIQGSSAATDTIPSAGGGNYDGTPNNPLVYTVSGVSGTYDSTKTTGFNMFVDAGANVGDGSQVRISYDFTGDGTYDRLETYTYFATNDVVGWEQYTQARGLKSASGTFGNLSNGRIRLEIWNAIGTHTVSLRTSASTTQGQQSLLTIPFTNIQ